In Arvicola amphibius chromosome 1, mArvAmp1.2, whole genome shotgun sequence, one DNA window encodes the following:
- the Gal3st1 gene encoding galactosylceramide sulfotransferase, which yields MPLLSKKPWESKAKGLVLGALFTSFLLLLYSYVVPPLHPNVAFTTSEPAAPCSPAPSESEVATPGNGSAGRCQPRQDIVFMKTHKTASSTLLNILFRFGQKHGLKFAFPNGRNDFHYPSYFTRSLVQDYRPGACFNIICNHMRFHYEEVRGLVRPGAAFITVIRDPARLFESSFHYFGSVVPLTWKLSSHDKLAEFLQDPDRYYDPSGYNAHYLRNLLFFDLGYDSGLDPGSPRVQEHILEVERRFHLVLLQEYFDESLVLLRELLCWDLEDVLYFKLNARRDSPVPRLSGELYRRATAWNLLDARLYRHFNASFWRKVEAFGRERMVREVAELRQANERMRRICIDGGQAVDAEAIQDSAMQPWQPLGVKSILGYNLKKSIGPHHEQLCRRMLTPEIQYLSDLGANLWVTKLWKFLRDFLRW from the exons ATGCCTCTGCTGTCGAAGAAGCCCTGGGAGTCCAAGGCCAAGGGGCTGGTGCTGGGCGCTCTCTTTACCAGCTTCCTGTTGCTGCTCTACTCCTATGTGGTACCGCCTCTCCACCCCAACGTGGCCTTCAC GACCTCGGAGCCCGCAGcgccctgctcccctgctcccagtGAGTCAGAGGTGGCCACTCCCGGCAACGGCTCTGCCGGAAGGTGCCAACCTCGGCAAGACATCGTGTTCATGAAGACGCACAAGACCGCCAGCAGCACGCTGCTCAACATCCTCTTCCGCTTCGGCCAGAAGCATGGGCTCAAGTTCGCCTTCCCCAATGGCCGCAACGACTTCCACTACCCGTCCTACTTCACACGCAGCCTGGTGCAGGACTACCGACCCGGGGCCTGCTTCAACATCATCTGCAACCACATGCGCTTCCACTACGAAGAGGTGCGCGGGCTGGTGCGGCCCGGCGCCGCCTTCATTACCGTCATCCGCGACCCCGCGCGTCTCTTCGAGTCTTCCTTCCATTATTTTGGGTCTGTGGTGCCGCTCACCTGGAAGCTGTCGAGCCACGACAAGCTGGCAGAGTTCCTGCAGGACCCTGATCGCTACTACGACCCGAGCGGCTACAACGCGCACTACCTCCGCAACCTACTCTTCTTCGACCTAGGCTACGACAGCGGCCTGGACCCGGGCAGCCCGCGCGTGCAGGAGCACATCCTGGAGGTGGAGCGCCGCTTCCACCTGGTGCTGCTGCAGGAGTACTTCGACGAGTCCCTGGTGCTGCTCCGGGAGCTGCTCTGCTGGGACCTGGAGGACGTGCTGTACTTCAAGCTCAACGCGCGGCGCGACTCGCCGGTGCCGCGGCTCTCGGGCGAGCTGTACCGCCGTGCCACCGCCTGGAACCTGCTAGATGCGCGCCTCTACCGCCACTTCAATGCCAGCTTCTGGCGAAAGGTGGAGGCCTTTGGGCGCGAGCGCATGGTGCGCGAGGTGGCCGAGCTACGCCAAGCCAACGAGCGCATGCGCCGCATCTGCATCGATGGCGGCCAAGCGGTGGATGCCGAGGCCATCCAGGACTCGGCTATGCAGCCCTGGCAGCCCCTGGGCGTCAAGTCCATCCTAGGTTACAACCTCAAGAAGAGCATCGGGCCGCATCACGAGCAGCTCTGCCGGCGCATGCTCACGCCCGAGATCCAGTACCTGTCTGACCTCGGTGCCAATCTCTGGGTCACCAAGCTCTGGAAGTTCCTTAGGGACTTCTTAAGGTGGTGA